The Comamonas sp. GB3 AK4-5 genome includes a region encoding these proteins:
- the gspG gene encoding type II secretion system major pseudopilin GspG, translating to MDRVVRSMRGDLPYQRGFSLIEIMVVLVIMGVLAALIVPNLMDRPDQARATAARQDVGALLQALKLYKLDNGQYPSADLGLRALVEKPSSGRVPQNWRPYLPRLPNDPWGNPYHYLNPGINGEIDVFSLGADGQPDGEGTSADIGSWQL from the coding sequence ATGGATCGAGTCGTCAGATCAATGCGTGGTGATCTGCCATATCAGCGTGGCTTCTCTTTGATCGAAATCATGGTCGTTTTGGTGATCATGGGCGTTCTTGCCGCATTGATCGTCCCCAACCTCATGGATCGCCCCGATCAAGCCCGCGCAACCGCTGCACGCCAAGATGTGGGCGCCCTCCTGCAAGCGCTCAAGCTCTACAAGCTGGACAACGGCCAGTACCCCTCCGCCGACCTGGGACTGCGTGCACTGGTGGAAAAGCCGAGCTCCGGGCGCGTGCCACAGAACTGGCGCCCATATTTACCCCGCTTGCCCAACGATCCCTGGGGCAATCCATACCACTACCTCAACCCCGGAATCAACGGAGAGATCGACGTATTCTCGCTTGGCGCAGATGGCCAGCCGGATGGGGAAGGTACCAGCGCCGATATCGGCTCCTGGCAACTCTAG